A window of the Petrotoga miotherma DSM 10691 genome harbors these coding sequences:
- a CDS encoding polysaccharide pyruvyl transferase family protein, producing the protein MKKIFLIGFYGYGNFGDDLLLKSFLQILNEIKFDGILYLPLENELEFNEKYRFQIITVSRFNFYELRRTIKDCDAIIFGGGNLFQSETSYRSFMYYYYIAYLGAKFNKTILLLSQGFGSFKEKRSLQKLKKILSYPKLYGNLRDKTSYAFASRCNKNISLGVDVGPYAFLNYTYEKTDKISVCLKEEHDLQHLTEFLSTFENYSLSTLVINANQDALKNYELVENIRKKTNVLAEFPFKDPNKIIKEISESKIIISDRLHSALTGIFFAGQTITFNNIKNRRVLKNIKEDYNFFYKNTSEIPFIYYDTVSSNYDFKEASDIYKDKLQKTIFDIKTLIQSIL; encoded by the coding sequence ATGAAAAAAATTTTTTTAATTGGGTTTTATGGATACGGCAACTTTGGAGATGACTTATTACTTAAAAGTTTCTTACAAATATTAAATGAAATAAAATTTGATGGGATTTTATACTTACCTCTTGAAAACGAGTTGGAATTCAATGAAAAATATAGATTTCAAATAATCACTGTTTCAAGATTCAATTTCTACGAACTACGCAGAACTATAAAAGACTGCGATGCTATAATCTTTGGAGGAGGAAACCTTTTTCAATCCGAAACATCTTACAGAAGTTTTATGTACTATTATTATATAGCCTACCTCGGGGCAAAGTTTAATAAAACAATTTTACTCTTATCCCAGGGTTTTGGATCTTTTAAGGAAAAACGTAGCCTCCAAAAATTAAAAAAGATCCTTTCTTATCCGAAACTTTACGGTAATTTGAGAGATAAAACATCATATGCCTTTGCATCAAGATGCAATAAAAATATCTCTCTAGGTGTAGATGTGGGACCATATGCCTTTTTAAATTATACTTATGAAAAAACAGACAAAATATCAGTTTGTTTAAAAGAAGAACACGATTTACAACATTTAACAGAATTTTTATCTACCTTTGAAAATTATTCACTTTCCACATTAGTAATAAATGCAAACCAAGATGCATTAAAAAATTATGAATTAGTTGAAAACATTAGAAAAAAAACGAATGTACTAGCTGAGTTCCCTTTTAAAGACCCAAATAAGATAATCAAAGAAATTTCTGAATCTAAAATAATCATATCTGATCGTTTACACAGTGCTCTGACTGGAATCTTTTTTGCTGGACAGACAATAACTTTCAACAATATTAAGAATCGTAGAGTATTAAAAAATATAAAAGAAGATTATAACTTTTTTTATAAAAATACATCTGAGATACCTTTTATCTATTACGATACCGTTTCTTCAAATTACGATTTCAAAGAAGCTTCTGACATCTACAAAGATAAATTACAAAAAACAATATTTGACATAAAAACACTCATTCAAAGTATCTTATGA
- a CDS encoding transposase, translating into MSLYGNSSQLYFDFVYSDYMKEHSEFKYLLDLIDWSVVPDFSNKIGRTGYSRRALLKAIFVQKVKGFTVRELIHFLKSNPSFAKCIGFDPIINYVPSEATFSSFKKEFGPSYLDKVIVFTVLKGIKEGIFDTSYLVVDSYPIIFNSFFNNKKSHGKFKDYKEYYRSPLEANFGVKPVSNSKPIYDKYGNPKNAMSYLGYKAHTITFLNVPIFTVVSPASANDKNYAFNLLEKVVKYLDLSGFNFLACFFRKFKFSSILPK; encoded by the coding sequence TTGTCATTATACGGTAACTCTTCTCAACTCTACTTCGATTTCGTCTACTCTGATTATATGAAAGAACATTCCGAATTTAAGTATCTCCTCGATTTAATCGATTGGTCCGTTGTCCCAGATTTCAGTAATAAGATAGGCAGAACAGGGTACTCCCGTCGGGCTTTACTTAAAGCTATCTTCGTTCAGAAGGTTAAGGGGTTTACAGTAAGGGAGTTGATTCACTTCCTTAAGAGTAACCCTTCCTTCGCTAAATGCATCGGTTTCGATCCTATTATCAATTACGTTCCTTCTGAAGCTACTTTCTCTTCCTTTAAGAAGGAGTTTGGTCCTTCTTATTTGGATAAGGTTATCGTTTTTACCGTCCTTAAAGGCATCAAAGAGGGGATCTTTGATACCAGTTATCTTGTTGTTGATTCTTACCCCATTATCTTTAATTCTTTCTTCAACAACAAGAAGAGTCACGGTAAATTCAAAGATTACAAAGAGTACTATCGTTCCCCTTTAGAAGCAAATTTCGGCGTTAAACCTGTTTCTAATTCTAAACCTATCTACGATAAGTACGGTAACCCAAAGAACGCTATGTCTTATCTTGGTTACAAGGCTCATACTATCACTTTCCTAAACGTCCCTATCTTCACCGTGGTTTCCCCTGCTTCTGCCAATGACAAGAATTATGCTTTCAACCTTTTGGAAAAGGTTGTTAAGTACTTGGATCTTAGTGGGTTTAACTTCTTAGCTTGTTTCTTTAGAAAGTTTAAATTCTCTTCAATACTTCCCAAATGA